A part of Scleropages formosus chromosome 3, fSclFor1.1, whole genome shotgun sequence genomic DNA contains:
- the LOC114910201 gene encoding uncharacterized protein DDB_G0271670-like — MALSIAEKASAMCVSENSLAGSAAAAAAAATPPRCSSSSSSSSSSCSSSSSSSFATFWAPSSTRYSSDSCLATISTSCSPPPSSSSTSRFTRSASSGTSALPPPAAASAASRSQPRCCKVSTYLCRSASALADSPLTLTLRRL, encoded by the coding sequence ATGGCCCTGTCAATAGCGGAGAAGGCCTCCGCCATGTGCGTCAGCGAGAACTCCTTGGCgggctcagcagcagcagcagcagcagcagcaacacccccgcgctgctcctcctcctcctcctcttcctcctcctcttgctcttcctcctcctcttcctccttcgcCACTTTCTGGGCCCCCAGCTCTACGAGATACTCGTCCGACAGCTGCTTGGCCACGATCTCCACGAGCTGCTCGCCGCCGCCCTCTTCGTCGTCCACCTCCCGCTTCACGCGCTCGGCCAGCAGCGGCACCTCCGCACTTCCGCCGCCAGCAGCAGCGTCAGCAGCGTCGCGCTCGCAGCCCCGCTGCTGCAAGGTGTCCACGTACCTGTGCAGGAGCGCGTCGGCGCTCGCCGACTCCCCGCTCACCTTGACGCTGCGCAGATTGTAG